The DNA sequence GGATTGCTGCTTCGTCCCTGAAATCAATCACGCTTAAAGAGCTTTACAATGGGCAGTGCTTTGGGCCCTTGATTATTggatccaagaatttgaagaCTTTGAAGATTTTGAGGTGTCTGGGGGATTGGGATAGATTGTTGGAGACAATTACTATGAGGAAGAATTGTTTGACGGAGATTCATTTGGAGAGGTTGCAGGTGAGTGACGTGGGACTAATGGCAATTTCTAAGTGCCCGGATTTGGAGATCTTTCATTTGGTGAAGGCCCCTGATTGCTCAAATGATGGGATATCTGCGATTGCCGAGAATTGTAAGCTTTTGAGAAAGCTCCATATAGATGGGTGGAGGACGAATAGGATAGGTGATGAGGGATTGATTGCCATTGCAAAGAATAGTGTGAATCTTGTGGAATTGGTGCTTATTGGGGTGAACCCGAGTTCTATGAGTTTGATGGTGATGGCCTCTAATTGTCAAAAGTTGGAAAGATTGGCGCTCTGCGGCAGTGAAACCATTGGAGATCCTGAGATTTCATGTATTGCAGCTAAATGTACAGCGCTGAAGAAGCTTTGTATAAAGGGTTGTCGTGTGACGGATGCTGGCATTGAGGCATTTGCCTTTGGTTGTCCCAATTTGGTGAAGATTAAAGTTAAGAAGTGCAGGGGAGTGACTAATGAAGTTGCTGATTGGCTGAGGGCGAGGAGAGTAACATTGTCTGTGAATTTGGATGCAGATGAGATAGAACCTGAGGCTTTGGATGCAAGCACAAGTGACGGAGGAGCACAGGATGAGGGGGTAGAGTTCCCTCCAATAGTTAGTGGAGCAGCATGTAATGGTGGAAATGTTGCTGCAGATGTTGGTGCTCCATCAACGAGTAATGGAGGTCGATTGCCCACTAAGTCAAGGTTTAGCCTTTTTTCTGGAAGGACGCTTGTTGCTTGTGCTTTTCGAAGATTATCAAATGGCCCTGGTAGTTCAAATGATAGCTTATGAATGAACTGGACGAGTGTTGGAAACCTGTGAACGTCACAAATGGGACTGGTGGTTCAAATGATAGCTTACGAATGAAATGGACGAGTGTTGGAAATCTATGGAGCTTGTTCAGTCTTTAATGTTTGTCTTTATTCTACCAGGAGTGGCTACAATCTGTATTTGACTTGTCTTCTTGTATGTTGCGCATCAGTGTTATGGGTTGTCATATGTAATCCTGCCACTTAATTACTTCTTAGACCCCCTTTCTATTATACTTTGTTCAATGATTGTCTTCTCTGGCTGTTCAATAGCTTATTCATATGACATGCCCATTATTGAGATGTTTCACAATGTAGGCAAAATTTAGTCTTAAATGTGACCATCATTTTGTAGGTGTTTTGGATTGTCTTGGTTTCCC is a window from the Sesamum indicum cultivar Zhongzhi No. 13 linkage group LG15, S_indicum_v1.0, whole genome shotgun sequence genome containing:
- the LOC105177587 gene encoding F-box protein SKIP2; this encodes MGQAASAHPYSPGASNHFRSSNLDLHHLRPTYTNSQLSEDVCVNNQLDYTSEIPDECLALIFQSLSSGDRKRCSLVCRRWFSVEGQSRHRLALNASLEVADHLPSIFKRFDSVTKLALRCDRKSVSINDEALTLISLRCHNLTRLKLRGCREISDLGMFALAKNCKSLRKFSCGSCMFGAKGMNALLNNCSSLEELSVKRLRGINDGSTAEPIGPGIAASSLKSITLKELYNGQCFGPLIIGSKNLKTLKILRCLGDWDRLLETITMRKNCLTEIHLERLQVSDVGLMAISKCPDLEIFHLVKAPDCSNDGISAIAENCKLLRKLHIDGWRTNRIGDEGLIAIAKNSVNLVELVLIGVNPSSMSLMVMASNCQKLERLALCGSETIGDPEISCIAAKCTALKKLCIKGCRVTDAGIEAFAFGCPNLVKIKVKKCRGVTNEVADWLRARRVTLSVNLDADEIEPEALDASTSDGGAQDEGVEFPPIVSGAACNGGNVAADVGAPSTSNGGRLPTKSRFSLFSGRTLVACAFRRLSNGPGSSNDSL